From Nymphaea colorata isolate Beijing-Zhang1983 chromosome 6, ASM883128v2, whole genome shotgun sequence, a single genomic window includes:
- the LOC116255838 gene encoding histone H2A-like translates to MEAAGGGTSGKLKKGAGGRRGGGAGPKKKPVSRSVKAGLQFPVGRIGRYLKKGRYAQRVGTGAPVYLAAVLEYLAAEVLELAGNAARDNKKNRIIPRHVLLAVRNDEELGKLLSGVTIAHGGVLPNINPVLLPKKKEKESMEPKSPKASKSPKKA, encoded by the exons ATGGAGGCTGCCGGCGGAGGTACGTCGGGGAAGCTGAAGAAGGGAGCGGGAGGAAGGAGAGGCGGTGGAGCTGGGCCGAAGAAGAAGCCGGTATCGAGGTCGGTGAAGGCCGGATTGCAGTTCCCGGTCGGTAGGATCGGCAGGTACCTCAAGAAGGGCAGGTACGCGCAGCGCGTCGGGACTGGTGCTCCCGTCTACCTCGCTGCCGTCCTCGAGTATCTTGCCGCTGAG GTTCTGGAGCTCGCGGGAAATGCTGCGAGAGATAACAAGAAGAATCGTATCATCCCAAGGCACGTGCTCCTGGCCGTGAGGAACGATGAAGAGTTGGGAAAGCTTCTGTCGGGCGTCACCATCGCCCATGGCGGTGTGCTTCCTAACATCAACCCCGTTTTGTTAcccaagaagaaggagaaggaatcCATGGAGCCCAAGTCGCCCAAGGCGTCTAAGTCTCCGAAGAAGGCCTGA
- the LOC116255454 gene encoding probable histone H2A.4, producing MEAGGGGATGKVRKGAGGRRGGGGGLKKKPVSRSVKAGLQFPVGRIGRYLKKGRYSQRVGTGAPVYLAAVLEYLAAEVLELAGNAARDNKKNRIIPRHFLLAVRNDEELGKLLSGVTIAHGGVLPNINPILLPKKTQKETNEPKSPKSPKKS from the exons ATGGAGGCTGGAGGAGGAGGTGCGACGGGGAAGGTGAGGAAGGGAGCGGGAGGAAGGAGAGGCGGCGGGGGTGGACTGAAGAAGAAGCCGGTGTCGAGGTCGGTGAAGGCCGGATTGCAATTCCCGGTCGGTCGGATCGGTAGGTACCTCAAGAAGGGCCGATACTCGCAGCGTGTCGGCACCGGCGCCCCCGTCTACCTCGCTGCCGTCCTCGAATACCTTGCCGCTGAG GTTCTGGAGCTTGCAGGAAATGCTGCGAgagataacaaaaagaatcgtATCATCCCAAGGCACTTTCTTCTGGCCGTGAGAAACGACGAAGAGTTGGGGAAGCTTCTGTCTGGCGTCACCATCGCCCATGGCGGTGTGCTTCCTAATATCAACCCTATCTTGTTGCCAAAGAAGACGCAGAAGGAAACCAATGAGCCCAAGTCGCCCAAGTCTCCGAAGAAATCCTGA